The proteins below come from a single Prochlorococcus marinus str. MIT 9215 genomic window:
- a CDS encoding ABC-F family ATP-binding cassette domain-containing protein produces the protein MIRFEGVSKIYSTDIVLKNINWEIKKGEKVGLVGSNGAGKSTQFKILIGEEEQTSGKIVKEGNPKIAYLKQEFDCNLTFSVRQELESSFKDIQIVAIKLLEIENKMRSLDIKKNSDELAIFVNQLAKYQAKFEALGGYKMKSDVEKILPKLGFSIEDADKLVGNFSGGWQMKIALGKIILQKPDLLLLDEPTNHLDLDTIFWLEGYLSSLKISVIIISHDRYFLDKLCKKIIFVDRGTSEIYNGNYSFFVEQKSLNEESKNKAYQLQKKEIELQKRYIDRFRASATRSSQAKSREKQLQKITKIEAPIAKSKSPVFNFPECPRSGKLVLNIKNLSHSFEDKILFLDVNLKISSGDKIALLGPNGCGKSTLLKIIMKKISPEIGEINLGKHNIITSYYEQNQAETLSLEEKVIDLVCDKSPEWSQKRVRTFLGGFGFQNETVFKYIKQLSGGEKARLALALMIINPSNFLLLDEPTNHLDLQSKENLELAIENYKGSLLIISHDRYFISKVANRIVEIKDSKLFSYDGNYEYFLEKTQTHKKI, from the coding sequence GTGATTAGATTTGAAGGGGTTAGTAAAATATATTCAACAGATATTGTTCTAAAAAATATTAATTGGGAGATTAAGAAAGGAGAAAAAGTTGGTTTAGTTGGTTCTAATGGTGCAGGTAAATCAACCCAATTTAAGATTTTAATTGGAGAGGAAGAGCAAACAAGTGGAAAGATAGTCAAAGAGGGAAATCCTAAAATTGCATATTTAAAACAGGAGTTTGATTGTAATTTGACTTTTTCAGTTAGACAGGAATTAGAAAGTTCTTTTAAAGATATACAAATTGTTGCTATTAAACTTTTAGAAATTGAGAATAAAATGAGATCGTTAGATATAAAAAAAAATTCTGATGAACTTGCAATATTTGTAAATCAACTCGCTAAATATCAAGCAAAATTTGAAGCTTTAGGTGGCTATAAAATGAAATCTGATGTAGAAAAAATATTACCAAAATTAGGCTTTTCTATAGAAGATGCTGATAAATTAGTTGGCAATTTTTCAGGTGGTTGGCAGATGAAAATTGCACTAGGAAAAATAATTTTACAAAAACCTGATTTGCTTTTACTAGATGAACCAACCAATCATTTAGATTTAGATACTATTTTCTGGCTGGAAGGATATCTATCTTCGCTTAAGATTTCGGTAATTATAATCAGCCATGATAGATATTTTTTAGACAAACTATGTAAAAAAATAATTTTTGTAGATAGAGGAACATCTGAAATATATAACGGGAACTATTCTTTTTTTGTCGAACAGAAATCTTTAAATGAAGAATCAAAAAATAAGGCATATCAGTTACAAAAAAAAGAAATCGAGTTACAGAAGAGGTATATAGATAGATTTAGAGCTAGTGCAACTAGAAGTTCTCAAGCAAAGAGTAGAGAAAAACAATTGCAAAAGATTACTAAAATTGAGGCTCCCATAGCAAAATCAAAAAGTCCTGTTTTTAATTTTCCAGAGTGCCCTCGCTCAGGAAAATTAGTTCTAAATATTAAAAATTTGTCACATAGTTTTGAGGATAAGATTCTTTTTTTAGATGTTAATTTAAAGATTTCTTCGGGGGATAAGATAGCATTATTGGGACCTAACGGCTGCGGCAAATCTACATTGCTTAAAATTATAATGAAGAAAATATCTCCTGAAATTGGAGAAATTAATCTTGGTAAACATAATATAATTACTAGTTATTATGAACAGAATCAGGCTGAAACACTCTCACTTGAGGAAAAGGTTATTGATTTAGTATGTGATAAGTCTCCAGAATGGTCCCAAAAAAGAGTAAGAACATTTCTAGGCGGTTTTGGCTTTCAAAATGAAACTGTTTTTAAATATATTAAACAACTCAGCGGGGGAGAAAAGGCAAGATTAGCATTGGCACTCATGATTATTAATCCTAGTAATTTTCTTCTTTTAGACGAGCCAACTAATCATCTGGATCTGCAATCCAAGGAAAACTTAGAATTAGCAATTGAAAATTATAAAGGTTCTTTATTAATAATTTCTCATGATCGATATTTTATTTCAAAAGTTGCAAATAGAATTGTCGAAATTAAAGATTCAAAGTTATTTTCATATGATGGAAATTACGAATATTTTTTAGAAAAAACTCAAACCCATAAAAAAATTTGA